TCCTCGGCGGGCAAGCTCGCCGAGGGCCTGATCGCCGCGCTGGTGTTCGGCCTGGTGGGCATCGTCGCGCAGATCGTGTCGGTGCGGGTGCTCGAGCGGGCGTTCGGCATCGACATCGGGGCGGCGCTGCACTCGGAGACCAGGACCACCGAGGTGCTGGTGGTGGCCGCCGCGCACTTCGCGCTCGGCCTGGTCGTCGCGGTCGCGATCCTCTAACGGCCCGACGGCGGCCGGTGCCGCGGCCGGTACGGCATTGACATTCCACAGTGGAGGATGCACACTGTGAACATTCCATTGTGGAAGATCCACCCTTGGAAGATGGAGCCGACCCGATGAGGACACCGGACATGGACATCTCGCCCGCCACCCGCGCCTCCGACGCCGAACGCGAACAGGTCGTCCGCCAGCTGACCGGACACCTGGCCGACGGCCGCATCGATCTGGCCGAATACGACTCGCGCGTCGCGCGCGTCTACGCCACCACCACCCGTGCCGACCTGACCCTCGTGCTGTCGGATCTGCCGCCGCTCGTCGAGAAGCCCGAGCGGCCCGCACCGGTCGCGCGGCCCCGCCTGCCGATCTGGCAGCGCATCGAATTCGCGAGCTGGGCGGGCGTCAGCGTGCTCGTGCTCGTCATCTGGGCCGCCGTCTCCCTCGGGGTCGGCGAGTTCACCTACCCCTGGCCGGTGTGGGTGATCGGCCCGTGGGGCGCGGTCCTGGGCTTCCGCATGCTCACCGGCTGGGAGTCCGGCCGGGGGTGCGGGCGCCCGGTCTGAGGGGTACGGGTCGCCCGACGGTTCCGCTCGGCCGGCGGTGGCGCACCGAGCGGCCGATCATCGGTAGCGGTGGCCCCGGCGGCGGGGTGGGGCCGGGTCGGCGCGGTGGTCCGCACCGTCGCCGGGCGCGGTGGCCACCGCGTCGGCGACATCGTGGCGGGCCCGGTCCCGGTTCGGCGCGACCCGGCTCGGATACGGCTGGCCGGGACGGGGTTGGCTCGGATACTGCTGGCTCGACGAGGACCGGCTCGGGTAAGCCTGGCTCGGAAAAGGCTGGGACGGGACGCCTGTCGAATTCTCCGCGTCGATCCCGGTGCGGGCGGCGAACGGGCCGGACGCCGACTCGGGCTGGGGACGCGACGGTCTCGGCGGAGTCGTGGCCGGGCCGGTCCGCGTGCGCCGGGGCAGGTCCGGCCGAGCGGGCCGGTCTGCGGGCGGCACCACGTCCGCGTCCGGCCTGCGGCGGCGCCCGGACGGGCTCGGCGTGGCCGCGGGGAGGGGACCGGAGCCGGGGCCACGCCGGGTCGGTGGCTCGTCGCGAATCGCCCCTGACCGGGCGCGGCCGGCGCGTTCCTTCCGCGTCCTGTGCGCGACCGGATCGTTGTCCCGGCGCCGGGCGTCCGCACCGGATCGCGCGCCGGGTTCACGCGGCGGGGTGTCCTCCCGGCCCGGGACGGGGCGTCGTGCGCCGGGACGAAGGATGGGGAGTTTGTGGGTGGTCCGGCTGGGATGGTCGCCCTTCTCCCGATAGGTGCCGGGGATGCCGTGCGCGCGCAACCAGGCGCCGGGGTCGGCGCGGCTGTCCGGATCGAGCCGCGGAACGACCTCTTCCAGGAGATCGAGCACGTGTCCGTCACCGCCGAGGACGCCGCGCACGGCGGGAAAGGTGTCCGGGCGGAAGGTCCACGACCATTCGTGGCCCGGGTGGGGTCCGTCGTGATCGCGGCCGTGGATGACGAGGTTGCCGGACTTCGCGATCCTGGCCCGGATCCGCCGGCCGCCGGTGGCGTAGCGGTAGTCCTCCGGTTGCGGGGCGGGCGGGTGCTCGGCCTCCAACTCCTCGACGTGCTCGAGGTGTTCGGCGCGCACGATCTCGAACCACGCGGCCAGCAACGCCAGCGCGCCGAGCACCGCCGCGGCGACCAGCTCGAGCCACACGTCGGTCGGGACGATGCGCCGGGTCCGCTCACAGGCGTGCAGGAACAACAGGCACCCGGCGACGAGCGCGGTGATCCGGCCCAGCCGAAGAACCGTGCCGATCGATGGTGCGCGCATCCGCTGTTGCTCCCGAACGAGAATTTCCGTCGCCGAATCCGACTGGATCGTATGCGCAGCGGAGCCGAAAAGGCAGGGTGAGAACTGTCCGGCCGGGCCGGGCCGGCCCCGTCCGTCCGGGCAGGTCGGACAGCAAATCTCCAGCACCGGGAAATCCCGGCGTACGGCGCCGGGCTCGTTAGTCTGATCGGGGGGCCGGGCCGGGCGGTGACCGCGCCGCCGTCACGGTGCTGACCGGCCGATATCATGGCTGGTCGCCCCGTGGCGCAGTGCCCGCCCCACCCGCGCACGAAAGGTCGTCGAATTTGCACCTGAAGAGCCTGACGTTGAAGGGATTCAAATCCTTCGCGTCCGCGACGACGTTGCGCTTCGAGCCCGGGATCACCTGCGTGGTCGGGCCCAACGGCTCCGGCAAATCCAACGTCGTCGACGCGCTCACCTGGGTGATGGGCGAGCAGGGCGCCAAGGCCCTGCGCGGCGGCAAGATGCAGGACGTCATCTTCGCGGGCACCGCGGGCCGCGCACCGCTCGGTCGCGCCGAAGTCACCCTGACCATCGACAACTCCGACGGCGCGCTGCCCATCGACTACGCCGAGGTGTCCATCACCCGGCGCATGTTCCGCGACGGCGCGGGCGAATACGAGATCAACGGCAACTCGTGCCGCCTGATGGACGTGCAGGAACTGCTCAGCGACTCCGGCATCGGCCGGGAGATGCACGTCATCGTCGGACAGGGCCAGCTCTCCGCGATTCTCGAATCGCGGCCGGAGGACCGCCGCGCCTTCGTCGAGGAGGCCGCGGGCGTGCTCAAACACCGCAAGCGCAAGGAGAAGGCGGTCCGCAAGCTGGAGGCCATGCAAGCCAACCTCGCGCGCCTGACCGACCTCACCACCGAATTGCGCCGTCAGCTCAAACCGCTGGGCCGCCAGGCCGAGGTGGCCCGCCGCGCCCAGACCGTGCAGGCCGACCTGCGTGATGCCCGCCTGCGGCTGGCGGCCGACGACCTGGTGACGCGCCGGGCGGAGCTGGCCAGCCAGCAGAGCAAGGAAGCCTACGCCCGCGAGCAGCAGATCACCGTGCAGTCCGAGCTGGATGCCGCCAATGCCGCGCTGGCGCAGCAGGAGTTCGAGCTGTCCAAGCTCACGCCGAGTGCCGAGGCCGCCGCGCAGACCTGGTTCCAGCTCTCCGCGCTGACCGAACGGGTGAACGCCACCATCCGCATCGCCGGTGACCGGGCCAGGCATCTCGACACCCAGGCACCGGTCGGCACCGGCCGCGACCCCGACCAGCTGGAGGCCGAGGCCGACCGCGTCGAGGCGGAGGAGGCGGAACTGCGCGAGGCGGTGGAGATCGCCGCCGAGACACTGGAGGCGGCGCGCGACCAGCTGGCCGAGCGCGAGCACGCCGCCAAGGCAGCCGAACAGGCGCACCTGGCGGCGGTCCGGGCGATCGCCGACCGGCGCGAGGGGCTGGCGCGCCTGACCGGCCAGGTGGAGAACCTGCGCACGCGCGCCCAATCGGTCGATGCCGAGATCGCGCGGCTCTCGGTCGCGATCGCGGAGGCGCGCAGGCGCGGGGAGAGCGCACAGGCCGAATTCGACGGCGTGCAGGCGGAATTGAGCGAACTCGACGCGGGCGAGGAGGGGCTGGACGCCCAGCACGAGCACGCCGTGCAAGCGCTCGAGCTGGCCGACGAGCGGGTCCGCGAACTGCGCGAGCAGGATCGCGACGCGAGCAAGCGGGTCGCCTCGCTCACCGCCCGGATCGAGGCGCTCGGCATGGGGCTGGCGCGGCGCGACGGGTCGGCCTGGCTGGTCGAACACCACCCCGAGGGGTTGCGCGGCCCGCTGTCGGAGCTGCTGCGCGTGCGCGCCGGGTTCGAAGCGGCGGTGGCCGCGGTGCTCGGTCCGGTCGCCGATGCCGTCGCCGCCGACACCGCACCGGCCGCGCACGCCGCCATCCGCGCACTCAAGGACGCCGACGGCGGCCGGGCGGCCCTGGTGTTCGGCGCCGCCGCCGGGGACGAGCCCGCGGGCGAGCCGCTGCCCGCGGGCGCGCATCGGCTCACCGACGTCGTCGACTGTCCCGCCGAGCTGCGCGCGGGCATCCGCGCGCTCACCGCCGACGTCGCGGTCGTCGACGACCTCGATACCGCCGCCGCGCTGCTGGCGCAGCGGCCCGACCTGCGGGTGGTCACCCGCGACGGCGATCTCACCGGCACCGGCTGGCTCATCGGCGGCTCCGACCGGGCGCCGAGCCAGCTCGAGATCCAGGCCGACATCGACGCCGCGAAGGCCGAACTCGTCGCCGCCCAGCGGCACGCCGAGGAACTCGAGGCGGCGCTGGCGGGGGCGCTCGCCGAACAGGCCGACCGCAAGGAGGCCGTCGACCATGCGCTGATGGCATTGCACGAATCCGACCAGGCGATGATCGCCATCTACGACCGGCTCGGCAGGCTCGGCCAGTCCGCCCGGTCGGCGCAGACCGAGGCCGAACGACTGACCGGCCAGCGGGCCGACGCCGAGGCGAGCCGGGAGGAGACGCTGGCCGCCCTCGCCGAACTGGAGGAACGCCTGCGCAACGCCGAGCACGAGCAGGCCGCCGTCGACGAGGGCGCCGGCACCGCGGGCACCGAGGCCGCCGCCCGGGTCCGGGAGGAGGCCGCCGCCGCCCTCGCCGAGGCCAGGTCGATGGAGGTGGAGGCCAGGCTCGCGGTACGCACCGCCGAGGAACGCGCCGAATCGGTGCGCGGCAAGGCGGATTCGCTGCGTCGCGCGGCCCGCGCCGAACGGGAGGCGCGAGCCAGGGCCGAGCGCGCGCAGGCCGCCCGCAGGCAGGCCGCCGCCGTGGCCGCCGCCGTCGCCGAGTCCGGCGCGCGCATCGCGGGCGAACTGGAGAAGGTGGTCGCGGCGGCCGCCGCCCGCCGCGACGAGCTGGTGCGCAGGCGCACCGAATGCGCGGCCCAGGTGGAGCAGACCAAGGAGCGGGTGCGCGCACTGACCACCCAGCTGGCCCAGCTCACCGACGCCGTGCACCGCGACGAGGTCGCCAAGGCGCAGGCCGCGCTGCGGATCGAGCAGCTCGAGGCCACCATCGCCGAACAGTTCGGTATCGCCCTGCCCGACCTCATCGCCGAATACGGTCCGGACGTGCCGCTGCCGCCCTCGGATCTGGAATGGCAGGAGTACGAGCAGGCCAAGGAGCGGGGTGAGCAGGTCAGCGCCCCGCAGCCGATGCCGTACGACCGGGCCGAGCAGGAGCGCCGCGCGAAGCGCGCCGAGAAGGATCTGGCCACGCTGGGCAAGGTGAACCCGCTCGCGCTCGAGGAGTTCGCGGCGCTCGAGGAGCGCTACAACTTCCTGGCCACCCAGCTCGAGGACGTCAAGAACGCGCGCAAGGACCTGCTCGACGTGGTCGCGGAGGTGGACGCGCGCATCCTGCAGGTGTTCACCGAGGCCTACGCCGACGTGGAGCGGGAGTTCGTGCAGGTGTTCTCGACACTGTTCCCCGGCGGTGAGGGCAGGCTGCTGCTCACCGACCCCTCCGACATGCTCACCACCGGCATCGAGGTGGAGGCCCGCCCGCCCGGTAAGAAGGTCAAGCGGCTGTCGCTGCTGTCCGGCGGGGAGAAGTCGCTCACCGCTGTCGCGCTGCTCGTGGCGATCTTTCGCGCCCGCCCCTCCCCGTTCTACGTGATGGACGAGGTGGAGGCCGCGCTGGACGACACCAACCTGCGCCGGTTGATCGGGTTGTTCGAGCAACTGCGGGAGAAGAGCCAGCTGATCGTCATCACCCACCAGAAGCCGACGATGGAGATCGCCGACGCCCTCTACGGCGTCAGCATGCGCGGCGACGGCATCACCCAGGTGATCTCGCAGCGTCTGCGCGGGGAGAACCTGACACCCGCCGCGACCTGACCGACCTCAGCCGGGCCGGCCCGGCAGCCGCACGATGCTACGCCCGGTCGCCACCGGAACCGACCGATCGTGTGGCTCCGGCGGGGTCGGCGGACGCGCCGCCTAGAGCAGATCGCTGACGTCGTCGGGCACGTCGACGGCGTATTTGCGCAGGATGTCCATCGAGATCACCTCGAGGGCGTTCTCGTGGGTGGCGGCCAGCACCACCGGCGCGGCCGCCCCGTCCTCGTGGGCGTGCAGCCAGCGCACCGCCACCACGCACCAGCGGTCGCCGGGCTGCAGGCCGGGGAAGTTGTTCTCCGGGCGCGGGGTGCTCAGGTCGTTGCCGATGGAGGCCTGATGCTCGAGGAATTCCGCCGTGACGACGGTGCAGACGGTATGGCTGCCCAGATCCTCCGGCCCCGTACTACAGCAGCCGTCCCGGTAGAACCCGGTGAGAGGATCGGTGCCGCACTCTTCCAGCGGCCCCCCAAGCACGTTTCGATCGGTCACGTCGCCGATCCTATTGTTCCGGGGCGAGAAGTTCCGCAGGACAAGAAATCTCGAGGGGCTGTGTCACCGCTCCCGGGCGCGCCGAACAGGACCGATGTGGCGTTCTGCAAGGATGGTCGTCGTGAGTGCCGAAGCCTGGATTGTGATAGCCGCCGTCGCCGCCCTGCTGCTGGTGGCGCTCGTCGCCGGATTCGTCCTGTACAAACGCCGCCGGATCTCGCTGTCCGCCCCCACCGCGGAGAAGGAGCTGACCGACCGCTCGGGCGGCTACACCGCAGCGGGCGGATTCACCTTCAGCCAGGGCGGGACGGCGACGGCCACCCGCCCGGAGCCGCTGCAACGCACCGACACCGAGGGGCAACCGCACGTCGGTGACGACGCCGCCGTGCCGCGCGACGCGCCCCGGCGCGGCATCACCAACGTGCCGCTGCCCGAGGGCGATGTCACCGAGGGGCCCAGCGGCGGCGGCGCCACCGTCGCCGAACCGGAACCGGAGACCACCCCCGCACCCGATCTGCCCGGCACCACGGCACCGGCCACCGACACCGCGCCCACCGACACGGCGCCCACCCATACCGCGCCCACCGATACCGCGCCCACCGATACCGCGCCCACCGATACCGCGCCCACCGACACGCCCGCACCTGCCGAGACCACTCCGGCGGCGCCCGCCACGACCCCGCCGGTCGCCGAGCCGGACACGGTCGTCCCCGAGGTGCCCGCCACCCCCGCCGGTGCCGAGACCGCGCCCGCCCTGGAGGAGATCGAGCCCACCGCGGGCAGGCTGACCAAGCTGCGTGGCAGGCTCTCGCGCTCCCAGAACGCCGTCGGCAAGAGCCTGCTCGGCCTGCTCGGCGGCGGCGACCTGGACGAGGACTCCTGGGAGGAGATCGAGGACACCCTGGTGCTGGCCGATCTCGGCACGGCCAGCACCACCGCCGTCGTCGAGCGGCTGCGCGAGGAGATGGCCGCGCGCAGTGTGCGCACCCCGGAACAGGCGCGTCAGGTGCTGCGCGACGTCCTCGTGGAGGCACTGCGCCCGGAGCTGGACCGCTCGATCCGCGCGCTGCCGCATCCGGATCACCCGGCGATCCTGCTGGTCGTCGGCGTCAACGGCACCGGGAAGACCACCACGACCGGCAAGCTGGCCCGCGTGCTGGTCGCCGACGGCCGTCGCGTGCTGCTCGGCGCTGCCGACACCTTCCGCGCCGCCGCCGCCGATCAGTTGCAGACCTGGGGTGAGCGGGTCGGCGCGGAGACCGTGCGCGGCAAGGAGGGCGCCGATCCGGCCGCCGTTGCCTTCGACGCGGTCGCCGCGGGCATCGAGCGCGGCGTGGACGCCGTGCTCATCGACACCGCGGGCCGCCTGCACACCAAGACCGGCCTGATGGACGAGCTCGGCAAGGTCAAGCGCGTGGTGGAGAAGAAGGCCGCCGTCGACGAGGTGCTGCTGGTGCTCGACGCCACCGTCGGCCAGAACGGTCTGATGCAGGCGCGGGTCTTCGCCGAGGTCGTCGACATCACCGGTGTCGTGCTGACCAAGCTGGACGGCACCGCCAAGGGCGGCATCGTCTTCCAGGTCCAGCACGAACTCGGCGTGCCGGTCAAGCTGGTCGGCCTCGGCGAGGGCGCCGACGACCTCGCCCCCTTCGAAGCGGGCGCCTTCGTGGACGCCCTGCTGGGCTGAGCCGCACCACCGAACCCACCGCGGCCGGGCAGCGCGCCCGGCCGCGGCGTGGGCCGCCCGGCTCGCCCGACATGTCCGCACACCAGGGGCGATACCTGTGGTGAACGTCACGAAACGTGACCGAAACACAACCGCGGCATCCGTTCACTCAGGTGAAACACCACAGCTCTCCGGATGAAACACCGAGCGAACACCCTTCTCTGCAGGTCCATTTGCCACAGGCGGCTGGGCCCGAGATGAGGAGGACATTAAGGTGGCTTTTCCCGTAATCGGCGCGCCGGACGCCGGTGACACCGCATGGATGCTGGCCAGTGCCGCACTCGTGCTGTTGATGACGCCAGGACTCGCGTTCTTCTACGGCGGCATGGTCCGCAGCAAGAACGTGCTCAACATGATCATGATGAGCATCAGCGCGATGGGTTTGATCACCATCCTATGGGTGCTGTACGGCTTCTCCGTCGCCTTCGGTGAGGACAAGGCCAACCTCATCGGCGACCCCGGCCAGTACTTCGGCCTGAAGGGGGTGTTCGGCGGCAGCTACCTGGCCTCCACCGATCCCGCCGAGCCCGCCGCGATCCCGCTCAACGGCACCATCCCGCTGTCGCTGTTCGTCGCGTTCCAGCTCATGTTCGCGATCATCACCGTCGCACTCGTCTCGGGCGCGGTCGCCGACCGCCTGAAGTTCGGCTCGTGGCTGGTCTTCGCGGGCGTGTGGGCCACCATCGTCTACTTCCCGGTGGCGCACTGGGTGTTCGCCTTCGACGGGTACACCGGCGAGGAGGGCGGCTGGATCGCCAACAACCTCAAGGCCATCGACTTCGCGGGCGGCACCGCGGTGCACATCAACGCCGGCGCCGCCGGTCTGGTGCTCGCGCTGATCCTCGGGAAGCGCAAGGGCTGGCCGCAGACGCCGTTCCGCCCGCACAACCTGCCCTTCGTCATGCTCGGCGCCGGTCTGCTCTGGTTCGGCTGGTACGGCTTCAACGCCGGGTCGGCCGTCGGCTCCAACGGGATCGCCGGCGCGACGTTCCTCACCACCACCATCGCCACCGCCGCCGCGATGCTCGCCTGGCTGGTGGTGGAGAAGATCCGCGACGGCCACCCCACCTCGCTGGGCGCGGCGTCGGGCATCGTGGCCGGCCTGGTCGCCATCACCCCGGCGTGCTCCTCGGTGAACGTGCTCGGTGCGCTGGCCATCGGTGTGGTCTCCGGTGCGCTGTGCGCGCTGGCGGTCGGCCTGAAGTTCAGGTTCGGCTTCGACGACTCGCTCGACGTGGTCGGCGTGCACCTGGTCGGTGGCCTGGTCGGCACCCTGATGGTCGGCCTGGTGGCGGCGCCGGAAGCGCCCGCGGCGGTCGAGGGCTTGTTCTACGGTGGTGGGATCGAGCAGTTGAAGCTGCAGGCCGTCGGTGCGTTCACCGTGCTTGCCTACTCGCTGGTCGCGACGGCCGTCATTGCTCTGATCCTGAAGTTCACGATCGGTCTGCGCGCCGACGACGAGGCCGAGTCGGTGGGTCTGGACGAGTCCGAGCACGCGGAAACCGCATACGATTTCGCTGCTGTGGGTGGCACGGCACGCTCGCTCGTCAAGGAGGCATGACGACATGAAACTGATCACCGCAATCGTCAAACCGTTCACGCTCGAGGACGTCAAGACCGGTCTGGAACAGGCGGGCGTGTTCGGCATGACCGTCAGCGAGGTGCAGGGCTACGGCAGGCAGAAGGGCCA
This sequence is a window from Nocardia farcinica. Protein-coding genes within it:
- a CDS encoding ammonium transporter, with amino-acid sequence MAFPVIGAPDAGDTAWMLASAALVLLMTPGLAFFYGGMVRSKNVLNMIMMSISAMGLITILWVLYGFSVAFGEDKANLIGDPGQYFGLKGVFGGSYLASTDPAEPAAIPLNGTIPLSLFVAFQLMFAIITVALVSGAVADRLKFGSWLVFAGVWATIVYFPVAHWVFAFDGYTGEEGGWIANNLKAIDFAGGTAVHINAGAAGLVLALILGKRKGWPQTPFRPHNLPFVMLGAGLLWFGWYGFNAGSAVGSNGIAGATFLTTTIATAAAMLAWLVVEKIRDGHPTSLGAASGIVAGLVAITPACSSVNVLGALAIGVVSGALCALAVGLKFRFGFDDSLDVVGVHLVGGLVGTLMVGLVAAPEAPAAVEGLFYGGGIEQLKLQAVGAFTVLAYSLVATAVIALILKFTIGLRADDEAESVGLDESEHAETAYDFAAVGGTARSLVKEA
- a CDS encoding DUF2237 family protein, with translation MTDRNVLGGPLEECGTDPLTGFYRDGCCSTGPEDLGSHTVCTVVTAEFLEHQASIGNDLSTPRPENNFPGLQPGDRWCVVAVRWLHAHEDGAAAPVVLAATHENALEVISMDILRKYAVDVPDDVSDLL
- a CDS encoding DUF1707 SHOCT-like domain-containing protein codes for the protein MRTPDMDISPATRASDAEREQVVRQLTGHLADGRIDLAEYDSRVARVYATTTRADLTLVLSDLPPLVEKPERPAPVARPRLPIWQRIEFASWAGVSVLVLVIWAAVSLGVGEFTYPWPVWVIGPWGAVLGFRMLTGWESGRGCGRPV
- the smc gene encoding chromosome segregation protein SMC, coding for MHLKSLTLKGFKSFASATTLRFEPGITCVVGPNGSGKSNVVDALTWVMGEQGAKALRGGKMQDVIFAGTAGRAPLGRAEVTLTIDNSDGALPIDYAEVSITRRMFRDGAGEYEINGNSCRLMDVQELLSDSGIGREMHVIVGQGQLSAILESRPEDRRAFVEEAAGVLKHRKRKEKAVRKLEAMQANLARLTDLTTELRRQLKPLGRQAEVARRAQTVQADLRDARLRLAADDLVTRRAELASQQSKEAYAREQQITVQSELDAANAALAQQEFELSKLTPSAEAAAQTWFQLSALTERVNATIRIAGDRARHLDTQAPVGTGRDPDQLEAEADRVEAEEAELREAVEIAAETLEAARDQLAEREHAAKAAEQAHLAAVRAIADRREGLARLTGQVENLRTRAQSVDAEIARLSVAIAEARRRGESAQAEFDGVQAELSELDAGEEGLDAQHEHAVQALELADERVRELREQDRDASKRVASLTARIEALGMGLARRDGSAWLVEHHPEGLRGPLSELLRVRAGFEAAVAAVLGPVADAVAADTAPAAHAAIRALKDADGGRAALVFGAAAGDEPAGEPLPAGAHRLTDVVDCPAELRAGIRALTADVAVVDDLDTAAALLAQRPDLRVVTRDGDLTGTGWLIGGSDRAPSQLEIQADIDAAKAELVAAQRHAEELEAALAGALAEQADRKEAVDHALMALHESDQAMIAIYDRLGRLGQSARSAQTEAERLTGQRADAEASREETLAALAELEERLRNAEHEQAAVDEGAGTAGTEAAARVREEAAAALAEARSMEVEARLAVRTAEERAESVRGKADSLRRAARAEREARARAERAQAARRQAAAVAAAVAESGARIAGELEKVVAAAAARRDELVRRRTECAAQVEQTKERVRALTTQLAQLTDAVHRDEVAKAQAALRIEQLEATIAEQFGIALPDLIAEYGPDVPLPPSDLEWQEYEQAKERGEQVSAPQPMPYDRAEQERRAKRAEKDLATLGKVNPLALEEFAALEERYNFLATQLEDVKNARKDLLDVVAEVDARILQVFTEAYADVEREFVQVFSTLFPGGEGRLLLTDPSDMLTTGIEVEARPPGKKVKRLSLLSGGEKSLTAVALLVAIFRARPSPFYVMDEVEAALDDTNLRRLIGLFEQLREKSQLIVITHQKPTMEIADALYGVSMRGDGITQVISQRLRGENLTPAAT
- the ftsY gene encoding signal recognition particle-docking protein FtsY; the protein is MSAEAWIVIAAVAALLLVALVAGFVLYKRRRISLSAPTAEKELTDRSGGYTAAGGFTFSQGGTATATRPEPLQRTDTEGQPHVGDDAAVPRDAPRRGITNVPLPEGDVTEGPSGGGATVAEPEPETTPAPDLPGTTAPATDTAPTDTAPTHTAPTDTAPTDTAPTDTAPTDTPAPAETTPAAPATTPPVAEPDTVVPEVPATPAGAETAPALEEIEPTAGRLTKLRGRLSRSQNAVGKSLLGLLGGGDLDEDSWEEIEDTLVLADLGTASTTAVVERLREEMAARSVRTPEQARQVLRDVLVEALRPELDRSIRALPHPDHPAILLVVGVNGTGKTTTTGKLARVLVADGRRVLLGAADTFRAAAADQLQTWGERVGAETVRGKEGADPAAVAFDAVAAGIERGVDAVLIDTAGRLHTKTGLMDELGKVKRVVEKKAAVDEVLLVLDATVGQNGLMQARVFAEVVDITGVVLTKLDGTAKGGIVFQVQHELGVPVKLVGLGEGADDLAPFEAGAFVDALLG